The Vibrio crassostreae genomic interval AACCCAGTTCTTACCACTTTCGTGCGTTGCTTGTGTGTACATGTCGTAAGCTGCTGTACGCATTGCAACACGCAGAATTTCTTGTAGGTCTTCAGGCAGCTTGTTCCACGTGCGTTTGTTCACTAGGAATTGAAGCTCTGAACCCGGCTCGTGCCAACCTGTGTAGTAGTAAGGCGCGATTTTGTGGAAGCCCATTCGTAAATCCAGTGATGGACCTACCCACTCGAGTGCATCAATCGTGCGACGCTCTAGAGACGTGTAAAGTTCACCTGGGGCAATGTTGGTTGGTTTCGCACCTAGCTCAGCAAGAATCTCGCCCGCAAAGCCTGGAATTCGCATTTTCAGACCTTGTAGATCTTCAACACTGTTGATCTCTTTTTGAAACCAACCACCCATCTGAATATCTGTGTTACCACCTGGGAACGACATCAAGTTGTGTGGAGAGTAAACCTGCTCCATCAATTCCATACCACCACCGTGATAGAACCACGCGTATTGTTCTGCTGGCGTCATACCGAAAGGCATAGAAGTGAAGTAAAGAGTGTTTGGAACTTTACCTTTCCAGTAGTAAGAGCCTGAGTGACCCATGTCGTATTGACCAGACTTAACCATGTCAAAAACGCCAAGAGGGGCTTTGTGTTTGTTTGCTGAATCGATTCTGATTTGAAGTCGACCATTCGACATCTTCTCAGCCATCGCTGCCATGTTCTTAGTTGCATCACCAAAAACTGGGAAGTTTGGTCCCCACGTTTCTGCAAGCTTTAAACGATAAACCTTATCAGCGGCTGTAGCACCAGTAGCGACCAAAGCTAAACAAGCCGCAGCGGTTACTGCAACGTTTTTAAAAACTCGTGTGAGGGAGTTAGAAATGAGACTCATGTTCACGTCCTTTGTTGGGTTAACACTCTTTCTATGAGCATTTTTTATGATTCAATATAAGAGTGCACCGTGATGAGGCAACAAGATATCAGGGAGAGCACGCACGCATGGCGTGAGCAAAGTTACGTATTAGACCAAAGGATTAAGTAGAACTACGTAGGAGATGATTGAATAGCGTCGATTTTAAAGGAGTTTGGACATTCACCAAGGCAATGCGTATTGATAAATACCTAAGTAGTTATAATGAACCGCTATTAACAATTGATTCCCATTTCGTGATGAAGCTCTATCCATTGCTGCATTTTTGGGAAAGTCACCCGCACTTTTTAGTTACGCGCCCTACTTTAGGGCTTGCTGATGAGAAGCAAAGCTAGGAATTAGATATAGCAAGTTAGGCGGTCGCTCGGAATGGGAATAACCAGTAAATGAGAATAAGTGGTAAATGAAGTTTATGACAGGCACAAAAAAGCCTCGATAATCGAGGCTTAAAAACTTAACGAAGCGAATGTAATCCCACAGGATTAGATAGCTTTGTAGATAACCTTGTTACCTGCTAGCTGCTCTTTCGCTACTAGGTTTTCTTCAAGAAGTTTTTTCAATGCGCCTGTTGCCCATGAAGCTGCTTTCGCGTCTTCTTGACCAGCTTCTAGGCCGATACCTTTAGGGTTAATGCCTTCAGCATTGCTAACAACGATGTCTAGAACTTGTTGTTGCTTAGGAGTCAGTGCTACTGCAACTTCTTTAGTTGCTGCTACTGTTTTCTCTACCGCTGGTTTTGCTGCTACAGTTTTTTCTGCTACAACTTTCTCTGCGACAGGCTTCGCTTTTTTCGGCGTTGCCACTGCTTTAACTACAGCCGCTTTAGTGCGTTTCTGCAGTTTAGCCTGCACCTTACGCTTATGAGCAAGTCTCATTGAATATTTCTCCAGTTCACTGCTCTTTTCGCAGTGGTGAAAATTTGAAGCGCGATTTATACCAAAAAACAGGAGCTATTTGTAGAGTGAAGCGTCGAAAGTCGACGAAAAATACCGATATTGTCTACTAGCGTCTATTATTTAAACATCGACTTATCAATTCAGGGTCATATACACTGGTTATCCATCCAGACAAAAATATGAAAACTTGGTGTTGCCTATGGACACTCGTCACCTTACTAATTTCTCTTTGCCTTCATTCACTCGCTCGTACCGTATCCTCGCCGTTATTTTAGGCTTCATTTGCTTGATCGTTGCGCTCTACAGTGACAATCCAAAGTTACTGATCGTGGGTGCTTTTTGCAGTATTGCCCTTCTGGGAACCGGCTACTATTTGATGCTGCGCAGCCGAGTGATGTTCACACTCACCCCGACTCATTTTCAGCAGCATTTTTATAAAGGGGGCTGGGTCTTAAAGTGGAACAACATCCAAAAAATTGGGCTTTGCACCTATGAACAAGATGGCTGGCACCAACCTTTGCCTTGGATTGGTATCAAGGTTAAAGATTACTCGCCCTACCTCGATTCGATCTGCCCCAAAATCACCTGTGAGTTATTACTCAGCCAACGAGCACTTTTGTATCTAGGAGCCAAACAAGCGGGTAAAGAGTCAAACTTTGAAGATATGGTTCTCGACTCATCGCATTACCATACGCGCTGCACTGAGAACGGTTGTGTGGAACTGAGCCGATATAAAGAGTTAAAAAATACTGAAGAGGTAAGCTTCAACGATAGCCAAACACAGACGACCTCAGAATCATCTGATGAAACGAACAATCAAAGCACGGTGATTAAAGACTATTCTGGATTACAGGCGATGCTTGCCAACAGGATGAAGTATCAAAGGGGCTTCCACGGTTATGATATTTTCATATCAACTCAAGATTTAAATATGAGTGGAGAAGAGTTTGTTGGACTGGCTCGACGCTACTTGGCTGCTGCTGAACGCCTTTCTGACTAAGGGTTGCCAGTAAATTCGCGCGCAATAAAAAAGCTTAGCTTTCACAACAAAAGCTAAGCTTCATTTTTCAATCAATCGACACGAACAACTGGTCTTTTAATCAAAGGCTTAATTAGTACAGAGGCATTTCATCTGCTACGAACGGGTTTGATGCGCGCTCGCGACCGAATGTCGATTCAGGACCATGACCCGGAACGAATGTTACGTCACTGCCTAGTGGCCAAAGCTTTGTCTTAATTGAAGCGATAAGTGTATTGAAATCACCTTGTGGGAAGTCAGTACGACCAATTGCGCCGTTAAACAATACATCACCCACAAACGCTAGACGTGCTTGCTCGCTGAACAGTACAACATGGCCTGGAGTGTGGCCCGGCGTGTGAATCACGTCGATCACTTGATTACCAAACGTGACTTTGTCACCCTCTTCTAACCAAGTGTTTGGTTCAAAGGCTTTACACAGTGGAAATCCAAACATTTGGCTTTGATTCTCTAGACCTTGAAGCCAGAAGTTATCGGCCTTATGTGGACCAACAATATTCACCTTTAAGATCTCAGCAAGTGGTACCGTACCACCAACATGATCTAAGTGACCGTGCGTCAGTACCAAGTTCACCACTTTAACACCTAGCTCTTCAATGATCGCAGCTAGTTGTTGAACATCACCGCCCGGATCGACAACGATGCCTTCCATTGCCTCATCACACCACACAATTGAGCAGTTTTGAGAGAAAGAGGTAACAGGTACAACTTGATACTTAAGAGACATATACAAACCTTAGAGGGCAAACTGAAATTTGGGCAAACTATGACATTGGATGTCTACTTTGACAAGTACCTAGC includes:
- a CDS encoding TRAP transporter substrate-binding protein; amino-acid sequence: MSLISNSLTRVFKNVAVTAAACLALVATGATAADKVYRLKLAETWGPNFPVFGDATKNMAAMAEKMSNGRLQIRIDSANKHKAPLGVFDMVKSGQYDMGHSGSYYWKGKVPNTLYFTSMPFGMTPAEQYAWFYHGGGMELMEQVYSPHNLMSFPGGNTDIQMGGWFQKEINSVEDLQGLKMRIPGFAGEILAELGAKPTNIAPGELYTSLERRTIDALEWVGPSLDLRMGFHKIAPYYYTGWHEPGSELQFLVNKRTWNKLPEDLQEILRVAMRTAAYDMYTQATHESGKNWVSMKTEYPDVQVKDFPPEVMSALKEANDRLLAAHAEKDELAKEIQASQASYLEQVRSWTDISHRAYLNSQAK
- a CDS encoding DUF2982 domain-containing protein, which encodes MDTRHLTNFSLPSFTRSYRILAVILGFICLIVALYSDNPKLLIVGAFCSIALLGTGYYLMLRSRVMFTLTPTHFQQHFYKGGWVLKWNNIQKIGLCTYEQDGWHQPLPWIGIKVKDYSPYLDSICPKITCELLLSQRALLYLGAKQAGKESNFEDMVLDSSHYHTRCTENGCVELSRYKELKNTEEVSFNDSQTQTTSESSDETNNQSTVIKDYSGLQAMLANRMKYQRGFHGYDIFISTQDLNMSGEEFVGLARRYLAAAERLSD
- a CDS encoding MBL fold metallo-hydrolase, translating into MSLKYQVVPVTSFSQNCSIVWCDEAMEGIVVDPGGDVQQLAAIIEELGVKVVNLVLTHGHLDHVGGTVPLAEILKVNIVGPHKADNFWLQGLENQSQMFGFPLCKAFEPNTWLEEGDKVTFGNQVIDVIHTPGHTPGHVVLFSEQARLAFVGDVLFNGAIGRTDFPQGDFNTLIASIKTKLWPLGSDVTFVPGHGPESTFGRERASNPFVADEMPLY